In Raphanus sativus cultivar WK10039 chromosome 5, ASM80110v3, whole genome shotgun sequence, the following proteins share a genomic window:
- the LOC108858634 gene encoding pre-mRNA-splicing factor 38-like — MANPRVSFSDVKSGRCSSVVEARMLSFWEARDVKRGGELMWIDMLMVDINVRFELRHVDEVIEELLTKDYSCDIAMPRLKKMCTLEQNGSLELRKSVLEDDFEEDEEEKEENEGIADGYEDEDEQDHHCRSPEREIERDRRRDSHRHRDRDYDRDYDRERGRGRDRDRERDRDLYRGRDREWGRDRDREGDRRDRARRRSRSTSKDRKWHETDDDRDREAPKKKEEKKMKEDGTDHPDLEIAEANRLRAYLGLKPLR, encoded by the exons ATGGCTAATCCGAGAGTTTCTTTCTCCGATGTGAAGTCCGGGAGGTGTTCGTCCGTCGTGGAGGCAAGAATGTTGAGTTTCTGGGAGGCCAGGGACGTCAAGCGTGGTGGAGAGCTGATGTGGATTGACATGCTGATGGTGGACATCAACGTAA GGTTTGAGTTGAGACATGTGGATGAAGTTATTGAGGAGCTTTTGACTAAGGATTATTCTTGTGATATTGCAATGCCACGTTTGAAGAAGAT GTGTACGCTGGAGCAGAATGGTTCGTTGGAGCTGAGGAAAAGTGTTTTGGAAGATGACtttgaggaagatgaagaagaaaaggaggaGAATGAAGGGATTGCTGATGGatatgaagatgaagatgagcaG GATCATCACTGTAGGAGTCCTGAAAGAGAAATAGAGAGGGATAGGAGACGCGACAGTCATAGACACAG GGATCGTGATTATGATAGAGACTATGACAGAGAACGTGGGCGTGGTCGAGATCGGGATAGGGAGAGAGACAGAGATCTCTATAGAGGCCGGGATAGGGAGTGGGGACGAGACAGAGATAGAGAAGGGGACAGAAGAGACAGAGCAAGGCGTAGAAGTAGAAGCACAAGTAAGGATCGTAAGTGGCACGAGACTGATGATGACCGAGATAGGGAGGCACCgaagaaaaaggaagagaagaagatgaaggaagaTGGAACTGATCATCCGGATCTTGAAATTGCAGAAGCTAATAGGCTGAGAGCATATTTGGGACTGAAACCCTTGAGATAA
- the LOC108858635 gene encoding citrate synthase 2, peroxisomal-like: MERVHARLDVLSAHLEVSDPMATAIEPWCTSSVAAPHGSLMGNLTIVDERTGKKYHVSVSEDGTVRSTDLKKITSGKDDKGLKLYDPGYLNTAPVRSSISYIDGDEGILRYRGYPIEELAENSTFLEVAYLLIYGNLPSQHQLADLEFEVSQHSAVPQGLLDIIQSIPQDAHPSGAFVSAMSTLSLFHPDANPSHMGQDIYKSKQVRDKQIFRVLGQAPTIAANAFLRTSGKPPVLPSTNLSYAENLLYMLNFMGNRSYKPNHRLARVLDIIFILHAEHEMNCSTAAARHLSSSGVDVYTAIAGAVGALYGPLHGGAVEAVSKMLSEIGTVENILEFIRCVKNKKRRMSGFGHRVYKNYDPRAKVVKKLAYEVFSIVGKDPLIDVAIALEKAAVSDEYFVKRKLYPNVDFYSGLVYRAMGIPPQFIAVPRMAGYLAHWLESLDDPDTKIMRPQQAYTGVWLRHYAPAK; encoded by the exons ATGGAGAGAGTCCATGCTAGATTggatgttctctctgcgcacTTGGAGGTCTCTGATCCCATGGCGACGGCGATCGAGCCATGGTGCACATCAAGTGTTGCTGCCCCGCATGGATCCTTAATGGGAAACTTGACGATCGTCGATGAGCGTACAGGCAAGAAATATCACGTCTCAGTCTCAGAGGATGGTACCGTCAGGTCTACTGATCTCAAGAAG ATAACGTCGGGGAAGGATGACAAGGGACTTAAACTATACGATCCTGGTTATTTAAACACGGCTCCTGTTCGATCTTCGATCTCTTACATTGACGGAGATGAAGGAATCCTACGTTACCGAGGATACCCTATCGAAGAGTTGGCTGAGAATAGTACTTTTCTTGAGGTTGCTTACCTCCTCA TTTATGGGAATCTTCCTTCTCAGCACCAGCTAGCTGATTTGGAGTTTGAGGTTTCTCAGCATTCAGCTGTTCCACAAGGACTACTG GATATAATTCAGTCCATACCTCAAGATGCACATCCATCAGGTGCTTTTGTCAGTGCGATGAGTACACTTTCCCTCTTTCATCCTGATGCAAATCCTTCTCATATG GGCCAAGATATTTACAAGTCAAAACAAGTTCGTGATAAACAGATTTTCCGTGTTCTTGGACAG GCACCTACAATTGCAGCAAATGCTTTTCTGAGGACGTCAGGCAAGCCTCCTGTTCTTCCTTCGACCAACCTTTCTTATGCAGAGAACTTACTCTATATGCTAAATTTTAT GGGCAATAGGTCTTACAAGCCTAATCATCGGCTAGCTCGTGTGTTGGACATTATATTCATACTGCATGCTGAACATGAAATGAACTGTTCTACTGCTGCTGCTCGGCATCTTTCCTCTAG tGGTGTTGATGTGTACACTGCTATTGCGGGAGCTGTTGGAGCCCTTTACGGCCCACTTCATGGTGGTGCGGTTGAAGCTGTGTCTAAGATGTTATCTGAGATTGGAACTGTTGAAAACATTCTAGAGTTCATCCGATGCGTGAAGAACAA GAAGAGAAGAATGTCAGGTTTTGGACACCGCGTTTACAAAAACTACGACCCAAGAGCAAAAGTCGTTAAAAAACTGGCGTATGAAGTGTTCTCCATTGTTGGAAAGGATCCTCTGATTGAT GTAGCAATTGCTCTAGAGAAGGCGGCAGTCTCTGATGAGTATTTTGTTAAGAGGAAGCTTTACCCAAATGTTGATTTCTACTCTGGATTAGTCTATAG GGCAATGGGAATCCCACCACAATTTATCGCAGTCCCACGTATGGCTGGATACTTGGCACACTGGCTTGAGTCGTTAGATGATCCTGATACTAAGATCATGAGACCCCAACAG GCCTATACTGGAGTGTGGCTAAGGCATTACGCTCCAGCGAAGTGA
- the LOC108856156 gene encoding citrate synthase 2, peroxisomal, with protein MEISERVKARLAVLTAHLAVSDPVGSSQVLPGAIEPWCTSSPAPPHGSLKGSLTIVDERTGKRYQVPVSEDGTVKAVDLKKITTGKDDKGLKLYDPGYLNTAPVRSSISYIDGDEGILRYRGYPIEELAESSTFIEVSYLLMYGNLPSQKQLADWEFTISQHSAVPQGVLEIIQAMPHDAHPMGVLVSAMSALSIFHPDANPALRGQDIYKSKQVRDKQIVRILGKAPTIAAAAYLRMAGRPPVLPSGNLSYAENFLYMLDSMGDRSYKPNPRLARVLDILFILHAEHEMNCSTAAARHLASSGVDVYTAVAGAVGALYGPLHGGANEAVLKMLSEIGSVENIPEFIEGVKNRKRKMSGFGHRVYKNYDPRAKVIKKLADEVFSIVGRDPLIEVAVALEKAALSDEYFVKRKLYPNVDFYSGLIYRAMGFPPEFFTVLFAVPRMAGYLSHWRESLDDPDAKIMRPQQAYTGVWLRHYEPVRERTLSSGSDKMGQVSISNASRRRLSGSAL; from the exons ATGGAGATTTCTGAGAGAGTCAAAGCTCGATTGGCCGTTCTCACTGCGCACTTGGCAGTTTCCGATCCCGTCGGATCGAGCCAGGTGTTGCCGGGGGCGATCGAGCCATGGTGCACATCAAGCCCTGCACCACCGCATGGATCCTTAAAAGGAAGCTTGACGATCGTCGATGAGCGTACGGGGAAGAGATATCAGGTCCCAGTCTCAGAGGATGGTACCGTTAAAGCCGTTGATCTCAAGAAG ATAACGACGGGGAAGGATGATAAGGGACTTAAGTTATACGATCCAGGCTACTTGAACACGGCTCCTGTTCGATCTTCGATATCTTACATCGATGGAGATGAAGGGATCCTGCGTTACCGTGGGTATCCTATCGAGGAGTTGGCTGAGAGCAGCACTTTCATTGAGGTTTCTTATCTCCTCA TGTATGGGAATCTACCTTCTCAAAAACAGCTAGCTGATTGGGAGTTTACCATTTCTCAGCATTCAGCTGTCCCACAAGGAGTATTG GAGATCATACAGGCAATGCCTCATGATGCACACCCAATGGGTGTTCTTGTGAGTGCAATGAGTGCACTTTCCATCTTCCATCCTGATGCCAATCCTGCTCTTAGG GGCCAAGATATTTACAAGTCGAAACAAGTCCGTGATAAACAGATTGTTCGTATTCTTGGAAAG GCTCCAACAATTGCAGCAGCTGCTTATCTGAGGATGGCAGGCAGGCCTCCTGTTCTTCCTTCTGGCAACCTCTCTTATGCAGAGAATTTCCTTTATATGCTGGATTCAAT GGGGGATAGGTCTTACAAGCCTAATCCTCGTCTGGCTCGAGTGCTTGACATTCTCTTCATACTGCATGCTGAACATGAAATGAACTGCTCTACTGCTGCTGCTCGTCATCTTGCCTCTAG TGGTGTTGATGTGTACACAGCTGTTGCTGGAGCTGTCGGAGCGCTATATGGTCCACTTCATGGTGGTGCCAACGAGGCTGTCCTTAAGATGTTATCAGAGATTGGGAGTGTTGAAAATATCCCAGAGTTCATAGAAGGCGTGAAGAACAG AAAGAGGAAGATGTCAGGTTTTGGACATCGTGTTTACAAAAACTACGACCCGAGAGCAAAAGTCATCAAGAAACTGGCGGATGAAGTGTTCTCCATTGTTGGAAGGGATCCTCTAATCGAG GTAGCAGTTGCTCTAGAGAAGGCAGCACTCTCTGATGAATATTTTGTGAAGAGAAAGCTATACCCAAATGTCGATTTCTACTCTGGATTAATCTATAG GGCAATGGGATTCCCACCTGAATTCTTCACAGTCCTATTTGCAGTCCCGCGTATGGCTGGATACTTGTCTCATTGGCGTGAGTCGTTGGATGATCCTGACGCTAAGATCATGAGACCCCAACAG GCCTACACTGGGGTGTGGCTAAGGCACTACGAACCGGTGAGAGAAAGAACTTTGTCAAGTGGTTCAGATAAGATGGGTCAAGTTTCCATTTCGAATGCATCAAGAAGGCGTTTATCTGGATCTGCACTTTAA
- the LOC130494951 gene encoding integrin-linked protein kinase 1-like — MKDIPPMHVLTDREVPEYEIHPTELDLSNSVKISKGTFHKVSWRGIDVAVKTFGEEMFSDEDKVNAFRDELQLLQKIRHPNVVQFLGAVTQSNLMMIVTEYLPKGDLRQYLDRKGALMPAQAGKFALEIARLSGYWE; from the exons ATGAAGGAT attcctCCTATGCATGTCCTAACTGATAGAGAAGTTCCTGAGTATGAGATTCATCCTACAGAGCTTGATCTTTCTAACTCGGTCAAAATTTCAAAA GGTACCTTTCACAAGGTTTCATGGCGTGGAATTGATGTGGCTGTTAAAACCTTTGGAGAGGAAATGTTCTCTGATGAAGATAAAGT GAATGCGTTCAGGGATGAACTTCAACTGCTTCAAAAGATACGTCATCCAAATGTCGTTCAGTTTTTAGGGGCAGTTACTCAGAGTAATCTCATGATGATTGTGACAGAGTATCTACCTAAG GGAGATCTTCGACAATATCTAGACAGGAAAGGGGCTCTAATGCCAGCGCAAGCAGGGAAGTTTGCACTTGAAATTGCTAGGTTAAGTGGATATT GGGAATGA